The Methanothrix soehngenii GP6 genome has a window encoding:
- the mmp10 gene encoding methyl coenzyme M reductase-arginine methyltransferase Mmp10 (Mmp10 (methanogenesis marker protein 10) is a cobalamin-requiring radical SAM methyltransferase that creates the methylarginine modification to methyl coenzyme M reductase.), producing MDVLADVGGRPGLDCRGFCSYCYFKGVKKVPPFGCKNCMPFKKGCDYCARAIMEGYPGFKPMNDVLFEVAQRCMGSMPDKVTISGGGDLSCYPDLLPLARMVGQGIVPISLGYTSGKGFRDKDDAAKLIDAGVNEVSFTVFSTNPELRRKYMGDKHPEVALENLKTFCHSCEVYCAAVIIPGVNDGHELEKTCNDLEEMGARGLILMRFANRRDQGLILGNGPIMPGIIPHTIEEFRDLVTHTAEMHSFRVTGTPLWDPVTGAPFALSRHPDIISRLPPLRRGASIITSRVAAPLLTGIFSQMEGGEKVSILPVEKDIGCLITIEDFSGLDLDQVMGTVIIPGRTMAHEKEIKSVLSKDGRERMIIRGPDTLTVDGEMSISMNAQEVLELEVEAFGELIEAINAMGI from the coding sequence ATGGACGTACTCGCAGATGTAGGTGGAAGGCCAGGCCTGGACTGCAGGGGATTTTGCAGCTACTGCTACTTTAAAGGGGTAAAAAAGGTGCCACCATTCGGCTGCAAGAACTGCATGCCCTTCAAGAAGGGCTGTGACTACTGCGCCCGCGCCATCATGGAGGGCTATCCAGGCTTCAAGCCCATGAACGACGTCTTGTTCGAGGTGGCTCAGAGGTGCATGGGCAGCATGCCGGACAAGGTCACCATCAGCGGGGGTGGCGACCTGAGCTGCTACCCAGACCTTCTACCACTGGCGAGGATGGTGGGCCAGGGAATAGTGCCCATTAGCCTTGGCTACACCAGCGGAAAGGGATTCCGGGATAAGGACGATGCGGCAAAGCTTATCGATGCCGGAGTGAACGAGGTCTCTTTCACCGTCTTCTCCACCAACCCCGAGCTTCGACGCAAGTATATGGGAGACAAGCATCCTGAGGTCGCCCTGGAAAATTTGAAGACATTCTGCCACAGCTGCGAGGTCTACTGCGCCGCAGTCATAATTCCGGGCGTAAACGACGGTCATGAATTGGAGAAGACCTGCAATGACCTGGAGGAGATGGGAGCACGAGGCCTGATCTTGATGAGGTTTGCCAATCGCCGTGATCAGGGCCTGATCCTGGGAAATGGACCAATTATGCCAGGGATAATCCCTCATACCATCGAGGAGTTCAGAGACCTGGTCACCCATACTGCAGAGATGCACAGCTTCCGGGTAACTGGAACGCCTCTATGGGATCCGGTCACCGGCGCGCCCTTCGCTCTGTCCAGGCATCCAGATATCATATCCCGCCTGCCCCCTCTGAGGAGAGGGGCGAGCATCATCACCAGCCGGGTGGCTGCTCCTTTGCTCACGGGCATCTTCAGTCAGATGGAGGGAGGAGAGAAAGTAAGCATCCTGCCGGTGGAAAAGGACATCGGCTGCCTGATTACCATTGAGGACTTCTCAGGCCTTGATCTTGACCAGGTCATGGGCACGGTCATCATTCCCGGTCGAACCATGGCCCATGAGAAAGAGATCAAGAGCGTCCTGTCAAAAGACGGCAGGGAAAGGATGATAATTCGGGGCCCAGATACTCTCACCGTGGACGGCGAGATGAGCATCTCCATGAACGCCCAGGAAGTCCTAGAGCTGGAGGTCGAGGCATTCGGAGAGCTGATCGAGGCCATCAATGCCATGGGCATTTGA